A section of the Enterobacter sp. C2 genome encodes:
- the ypfM gene encoding protein YpfM gives MIEHELGNWKDFIEGMLRK, from the coding sequence ATGATTGAACATGAACTGGGGAACTGGAAAGATTTTATCGAAGGCATGCTTCGTAAATAA
- a CDS encoding ArsC family reductase yields the protein MPVMYGIKNCDTIKKARRWLDAQQIAYRFHDYRADGLDAALLDTFIAELGWEALLNTRGTTWRKLDDARRESIQNAPSAAELMLEMPAIIKRPLLCAPGKPMLLGFTEASYERYFNEV from the coding sequence CTGCCGGTGATGTACGGCATCAAAAACTGCGACACCATTAAAAAGGCGCGCCGCTGGCTAGATGCACAGCAGATAGCCTACCGCTTTCATGACTACCGGGCCGACGGGCTGGATGCGGCTCTGCTCGATACCTTTATCGCTGAGCTGGGATGGGAAGCGCTGCTGAACACCCGGGGCACCACCTGGCGCAAGCTGGACGATGCGCGACGGGAAAGCATTCAAAATGCCCCCTCGGCGGCAGAGCTGATGCTTGAAATGCCTGCAATTATCAAACGCCCATTGCTCTGCGCGCCCGGTAAGCCTATGCTGCTGGGTTTCACAGAAGCCAGTTACGAGCGCTATTTTAACGAGGTGTAG